In Brassica rapa cultivar Chiifu-401-42 chromosome A06, CAAS_Brap_v3.01, whole genome shotgun sequence, a single window of DNA contains:
- the LOC103873431 gene encoding serine/threonine-protein phosphatase 6 regulatory subunit 3 isoform X2, with the protein MFWKLTALSAASPVESILDKEDFTLEELLDEEDIIQECRALNSRLINFLRERAQVEQLLRFIVEESPEDADSKRAFKFPFISSEVLTCEIDVILKTLVEEEELMDLLFSFLEPNRSHSVMLAGYFSKVVICLMLRKTVPLMNYVKYHLQAHQNVFQQLVDLIGITSIMEVLVRLVGADDHVYPNHGDVMQWLADSNLLEMIVDKLSPSNSLEVHGNAAETLCTIAQNAPSPLATKLSSSSFVARIFGHAFGDPQSKSSLVHTLSVCISLLSPRRSLVSSPFMYSFRGQQIFESPISVNPETIATMLPRLGDFVALLNVTSDEKVLPTSYGQLRPPLGSQRLKIVEFIAVLLKTRSEATGKVLATSGAVRRVLDLFFEYPYNNALHHQVESILVSCLESKYEEMIDHLLRECDLIGKILKIEKQPILSGDNQPTIPAAGKQAPRVGNIGHISRISNKLVQLSTNSNSIKTLLEEHNEWGEWEANTLHDRNTVENVYRWVCGRPTALHDRTRDSDDDKVHDRDYDLAGLANNLNQFRYNMQENNGAEEEHGSNDRDEEDVYFDDESAEVVVSSLRLGDEQANNLFANSNWFTFQGDELGENTGAGGIPSEEAMEDVSLDETSGNGDEEDCLITESKNPFVATASTSEAVSVDSIPGGIEIDEDVVSDDSSPERVERGDASSPTAQVKDPFPEDDVKMPDVRVPNGSSSSEGEISPRSPPVPSLFEKDVEFVGVEPEGTERAMDQALKEGIVGEAGPMKRSSTTASPGKESSDENMQQEYNDTNYWKIDQEVAVVE; encoded by the exons ATGTTCTGGAAGTTGACTGCTCTCTCTGCTGCGTCCCCG GTCGAGTCCATATTAGACAAAGAAGACTTCACTCTCGAAGAACTCCTGGATGAGGAAGACATTATCCAAGAATGCAGAGCTTTGAACAGCCGTCTCATTAATTT TTTGAGAGAAAGAGCTCAAGTGGAACAGTTATTACGTTTTATTGTTGAAGAATCTCCAGAGGATGCTGATAGCAAGCGTGCTTTCAA GTTTCCTTTCATTTCCTCTGAAGTCTTGACTTGCGAGATTGATGTCATTTTGAAGACTTTAgtcgaggaggaggag CTAATGGACCTGCTCTTCTCTTTTTTGGAACCAAACCGTTCCCACAGCGTAATGCTAGCTGGGTATTTCAGCAAG GTTGTCATATGCCTCATGTTGAGGAAGACTGTCCCACTGATGAATTATGTAAAA TACCATCTACAGGCCCATCAGAATGTTTTCCAGCAACTTGTTGATTTGATCGGGATTACGTCCATTATGGAG GTTCTAGTTCGGTTGGTTGGTGCGGATGATCATGTGTATCCCAACCACGGGGATGTGATGCAATGGTTAGCTGACAGCAATCTGCTTGAAATGATCGTTGATAAGCTTAGCCCATCa AATTCTCTCGAAGTTCATGGAAATGCTGCTGAGACACTCTGCACTATTGCTCAAAATGCACCATCACCTTTGGCTACGAAACTCTCTAGCTCAAG TTTTGTTGCAAGGATATTTGGTCATGCTTTTGGAGATCCTCAGTCCAAATCTAGCCTTGTCCACACACTCTCTGTGTGCATTTCGCTGTTAAGCCCAAGAAGATCTTTGGTTTCTTCTCCCTTTATGTATTCATTCAGGGGCCAACAAATCTTTGAGTCTCCAATTTCTGTGAATCCGGAGACGATTGCCACCATGCTGCCTAGACTTG GTGACTTTGTCGCACTTTTGAACGTGACATCTGATGAAAAGGTGTTACCTACAAGCTATGGGCAGTTGAGGCCTCCCCTTGGCAGTCAGCGTTTGAAG ATTGTGGAGTTCATTGCTGTCTTACTGAAAACCCGAAGTGAAGCTACAGGAAAAGTACTAGCTACCTCAGGAGCTGTTAGACGAGTCCTTGATTTGTTCTTCGA GTACCCATATAATAATGCACTGCACCATCAGGTAGAGAGTATACTAGTATCGTGTTTGGAGAGCAAATACGAGGAGATGATTGACCATCTTCTCCGTGAGTGTGACTTGATtggaaaaattcttaaaatagaGAAACAGCCAATCCTTTCTGGTGATAACCAG CCAACGATACCTGCTGCTGGAAAGCAGGCTCCGCGGGTAGGAAATATCGGTCATATCTCAAGAATTTCAAACAAGCTTGTTCAGCTGTCAACTAACAGTAACTCGATAAAGACTTTACTTGAG GAACATAACGAATGGGGCGAGTGGGAAGCTAATACATTGCATGACCGAAACACGGTTGAGAATGTTTATCGCTGGGTTTGTGG ACGCCCAACTGCATTACATGATAGGACTAGGGACAGTGACGATGACAAAGTTCACGACAGGGATTATGACCTTGCTGGTTTGGCTAATAACTTGAACCAGTTTAGATACAACATGCAAGAGAATAATGGTGCTGAGGAG GAGCATGGTTCCAATGACAGAGACGAAGAG GATGTCTACTTTGATGACGAGTCTGCTGAAGTTGTTGTATCATCTCTAAGGCTTGGTGATGAACAGGCCAA CAATTTATTCGCAAACTCGAACTGGTTCACTTTCCAAGGAGATGAGTTGGGTGAGAACACAGGAGCAGGGGGGATTCCTTCGGAGGAAGCAATGGAAGATGTAAGCTTGGATGAAACTTCCGGTAATGGAGATGAAGAAGACTGTTTGATTACGGAAAGCAAGAACCCTTTTGTGGCCACAGCTTCAACCTCAGAAGCAGTCTCTGTAGACAGCATACCTGGAGGTATCGAGATCGATGAAGATGTGGTTTCGGATGATTCGTCACCCGAAAGGGTTGAACGTGGAGATGCTTCTTCTCCCACTGCACAGGTCAAAGATCCGTTTCCTGAAGATGACGTCAAGATGCCTGATGTGAGAGTCCCAAACGGTTCTTCATCCTCAGAAGGTGAGATTAGCCCGAGATCACCGCCTGTGCCTTCATTGTTTGAAAAAGACGTTGAGTTCGTGGGCGTGGAGCCAGAAGGAACCGAGAGGGCAATGGATCAAGCTCTCAAGGAAGGGATAGTGGGAGAAGCAGGGCCAATGAAGAGGAGCAGCACCACAGCTTCTCCGGGAAAGGAGAGCTCTGATGAGAATATGCAGCAGGAGTACAACGACACTAACTACTGGAAGATCGATCAGGAGGTGGCCGTGGTTGAATGA
- the LOC103873431 gene encoding serine/threonine-protein phosphatase 6 regulatory subunit 3 isoform X3: MFWKLTALSAASPVESILDKEDFTLEELLDEEDIIQECRALNSRLINFLRERAQVEQLLRFIVEESPEDADSKRAFKFPFISSEVLTCEIDVILKTLVEEEELMDLLFSFLEPNRSHSVMLAGYFSKVVICLMLRKTVPLMNYVKAHQNVFQQLVDLIGITSIMEVLVRLVGADDHVYPNHGDVMQWLADSNLLEMIVDKLSPSNSLEVHGNAAETLCTIAQNAPSPLATKLSSSSFVARIFGHAFGDPQSKSSLVHTLSVCISLLSPRRSLVSSPFMYSFRGQQIFESPISVNPETIATMLPRLGDFVALLNVTSDEKVLPTSYGQLRPPLGSQRLKIVEFIAVLLKTRSEATGKVLATSGAVRRVLDLFFEYPYNNALHHQVESILVSCLESKYEEMIDHLLRECDLIGKILKIEKQPILSGDNQPTIPAAGKQAPRVGNIGHISRISNKLVQLSTNSNSIKTLLEEHNEWGEWEANTLHDRNTVENVYRWVCGRPTALHDRTRDSDDDKVHDRDYDLAGLANNLNQFRYNMQENNGAEEEHGSNDRDEEDVYFDDESAEVVVSSLRLGDEQANNLFANSNWFTFQGDELGENTGAGGIPSEEAMEDVSLDETSGNGDEEDCLITESKNPFVATASTSEAVSVDSIPGGIEIDEDVVSDDSSPERVERGDASSPTAQVKDPFPEDDVKMPDVRVPNGSSSSEGEISPRSPPVPSLFEKDVEFVGVEPEGTERAMDQALKEGIVGEAGPMKRSSTTASPGKESSDENMQQEYNDTNYWKIDQEVAVVE, translated from the exons ATGTTCTGGAAGTTGACTGCTCTCTCTGCTGCGTCCCCG GTCGAGTCCATATTAGACAAAGAAGACTTCACTCTCGAAGAACTCCTGGATGAGGAAGACATTATCCAAGAATGCAGAGCTTTGAACAGCCGTCTCATTAATTT TTTGAGAGAAAGAGCTCAAGTGGAACAGTTATTACGTTTTATTGTTGAAGAATCTCCAGAGGATGCTGATAGCAAGCGTGCTTTCAA GTTTCCTTTCATTTCCTCTGAAGTCTTGACTTGCGAGATTGATGTCATTTTGAAGACTTTAgtcgaggaggaggag CTAATGGACCTGCTCTTCTCTTTTTTGGAACCAAACCGTTCCCACAGCGTAATGCTAGCTGGGTATTTCAGCAAG GTTGTCATATGCCTCATGTTGAGGAAGACTGTCCCACTGATGAATTATGTAAAA GCCCATCAGAATGTTTTCCAGCAACTTGTTGATTTGATCGGGATTACGTCCATTATGGAG GTTCTAGTTCGGTTGGTTGGTGCGGATGATCATGTGTATCCCAACCACGGGGATGTGATGCAATGGTTAGCTGACAGCAATCTGCTTGAAATGATCGTTGATAAGCTTAGCCCATCa AATTCTCTCGAAGTTCATGGAAATGCTGCTGAGACACTCTGCACTATTGCTCAAAATGCACCATCACCTTTGGCTACGAAACTCTCTAGCTCAAG TTTTGTTGCAAGGATATTTGGTCATGCTTTTGGAGATCCTCAGTCCAAATCTAGCCTTGTCCACACACTCTCTGTGTGCATTTCGCTGTTAAGCCCAAGAAGATCTTTGGTTTCTTCTCCCTTTATGTATTCATTCAGGGGCCAACAAATCTTTGAGTCTCCAATTTCTGTGAATCCGGAGACGATTGCCACCATGCTGCCTAGACTTG GTGACTTTGTCGCACTTTTGAACGTGACATCTGATGAAAAGGTGTTACCTACAAGCTATGGGCAGTTGAGGCCTCCCCTTGGCAGTCAGCGTTTGAAG ATTGTGGAGTTCATTGCTGTCTTACTGAAAACCCGAAGTGAAGCTACAGGAAAAGTACTAGCTACCTCAGGAGCTGTTAGACGAGTCCTTGATTTGTTCTTCGA GTACCCATATAATAATGCACTGCACCATCAGGTAGAGAGTATACTAGTATCGTGTTTGGAGAGCAAATACGAGGAGATGATTGACCATCTTCTCCGTGAGTGTGACTTGATtggaaaaattcttaaaatagaGAAACAGCCAATCCTTTCTGGTGATAACCAG CCAACGATACCTGCTGCTGGAAAGCAGGCTCCGCGGGTAGGAAATATCGGTCATATCTCAAGAATTTCAAACAAGCTTGTTCAGCTGTCAACTAACAGTAACTCGATAAAGACTTTACTTGAG GAACATAACGAATGGGGCGAGTGGGAAGCTAATACATTGCATGACCGAAACACGGTTGAGAATGTTTATCGCTGGGTTTGTGG ACGCCCAACTGCATTACATGATAGGACTAGGGACAGTGACGATGACAAAGTTCACGACAGGGATTATGACCTTGCTGGTTTGGCTAATAACTTGAACCAGTTTAGATACAACATGCAAGAGAATAATGGTGCTGAGGAG GAGCATGGTTCCAATGACAGAGACGAAGAG GATGTCTACTTTGATGACGAGTCTGCTGAAGTTGTTGTATCATCTCTAAGGCTTGGTGATGAACAGGCCAA CAATTTATTCGCAAACTCGAACTGGTTCACTTTCCAAGGAGATGAGTTGGGTGAGAACACAGGAGCAGGGGGGATTCCTTCGGAGGAAGCAATGGAAGATGTAAGCTTGGATGAAACTTCCGGTAATGGAGATGAAGAAGACTGTTTGATTACGGAAAGCAAGAACCCTTTTGTGGCCACAGCTTCAACCTCAGAAGCAGTCTCTGTAGACAGCATACCTGGAGGTATCGAGATCGATGAAGATGTGGTTTCGGATGATTCGTCACCCGAAAGGGTTGAACGTGGAGATGCTTCTTCTCCCACTGCACAGGTCAAAGATCCGTTTCCTGAAGATGACGTCAAGATGCCTGATGTGAGAGTCCCAAACGGTTCTTCATCCTCAGAAGGTGAGATTAGCCCGAGATCACCGCCTGTGCCTTCATTGTTTGAAAAAGACGTTGAGTTCGTGGGCGTGGAGCCAGAAGGAACCGAGAGGGCAATGGATCAAGCTCTCAAGGAAGGGATAGTGGGAGAAGCAGGGCCAATGAAGAGGAGCAGCACCACAGCTTCTCCGGGAAAGGAGAGCTCTGATGAGAATATGCAGCAGGAGTACAACGACACTAACTACTGGAAGATCGATCAGGAGGTGGCCGTGGTTGAATGA